One Papaver somniferum cultivar HN1 chromosome 10, ASM357369v1, whole genome shotgun sequence genomic window carries:
- the LOC113315616 gene encoding uncharacterized protein LOC113315616: protein MSPFQAPYAYLPPHLAFPSTATTSVTEVESYLKQRDDLLALLKDALQKSQERMKFYADQTRTDRVFSVGDKVYLILQPYRQASVGIKKNLKLDAKYYGPFEIIQKVGLAAYKLQLPAEARIHPVFHVSQMKQHIGATHIPSPSLPALDTDGQFLVIPAAALASRTIIRNGISVPHILIQWTNSLPSDATWEEAKHIAHHFPKFNP from the coding sequence ATGTCTCCATTTCAAGCCCCGTATGCCTACCTTCCACCACATTTGGCTTTTCCTTCCACTGCTACTACATCTGTGACTGAAGTGGAGTCCTACTTGAAACAAAGAGATGACTTGCTTGCTTTACTAAAAGATGCTCTCCAGAAATCTCAGGAGAGAATGAAGTTTTATGCTGATCAGACAAGGACTGATAGAGTATTCTCTGTAGGAGATAAGGTTTATCTGATACTTCAACCTTACAGGCAGGCATCTGTGGGAATCAAAAAGAACTTGAAGCTAGATGCAAAGTATTATGGGCCATTTGAGATCATTCAGAAGGTTGGTCTTGCTGCATACAAACTACAACTCCCAGCTGAAGCTAGAATACATCCCGTCTTTCATGTGTCACAAATGAAGCAACACATTGGTGCCACTCAcattccttctccttcacttccAGCCTTAGATACTGATGGTCAATTCCTTGTCATCCCTGCTGCTGCCTTAGCTTCAAGGACCATCATAAGAAATGGCATCTCTGTCCCTCATATACTCATCCAGTGGACGAATTCCTTACCCTCAGATGCTACCTGGGAGGAGGCAAAACATATTGCACATCACTTTCCCAAGttcaatccttga